One segment of Triticum aestivum cultivar Chinese Spring chromosome 2A, IWGSC CS RefSeq v2.1, whole genome shotgun sequence DNA contains the following:
- the LOC123188162 gene encoding uncharacterized protein: METAVAAPTPGWAQGKAAGGVRGGVGGLSSVERSTFKQRGMETPLAAPTPDRVQGKAAPTPGRAPGKAVGGVSGGVCGLYNDEWSTFKQRGRKILRRATDQKGCLRRLREKADAFLKMDSFAAKSKGEGRQILPGQTEAEISVSDLARIDQIQVSYGQSEESVSSKINSKFVSVGIGDYAGLILSANSVSMREKFVVSREYLREGNQGELYQFWMYSVPLPPVSALCPLCVKQEPMATSRETEMDLDGGAMSTGTNLGAPVMGSDGAVVAVGAASAATSAPASADAVAREKTNTPMLEKRKATVGGPAGLAITTTPKTVVGFTAAVAPPQLRRYGKIKEASSSRAPNKPIVINLEAALRAVAGKLVVGRVLSPYPVDPKMVVNELRGPWRLRGDAVAQRVTSEDRRFIITFKEEGDRSHVLHAGPWHFRDDVVVLAAFDGRGNPEDVPLDSIKIWVQIWGLPVPLKTVEMGKVMGDKLGKVVAVSHKDKMIVDEHLRVRAEHRVEEPLRKVIDTVETMLDGNTKEVLYDVKRRCSGRGLRWGLVQSAAEDRPSPWWSKRGSPGNLSCFRRRSSPPC, translated from the exons ATGGAGACCGCCGTGGCGGCGCCGACGCCGGGCTGGGCGCAGGGCAAGGCGGCGGGTGGAGTGAGAGGGGGGGTGGGTGGCCTCTCCAGCGTGGAGCGGAGCACCTTCAAACAACGGGGGATGGAGACCCCCTTGGCGGCACCGACGCCGGACCGGGTGCAGGGCAAGGCGGCGCCGACGCCTGGCCGGGCGCCGGGCAAGGCGGTGGGAGGAGTGAGTGGGGGTGTGTGTGGCCTCTACAACGATGAGTGGAGCACCTTCAAACAGCGGGGGAGAAAAATCCTCCGGCGGGCGACAGACCAGAAAGGTTGTCTGCGGAGATTGCGGGAGAAGGCGGATGCGTTCCTTAAGATGGATTCGTTTGCAGCGAAATCAAAGGGAGAGGGACGCCAAATTCTTCCAGGTCAGACTGAGGCTGAGATCTCGGTCTCTGATTTGGCAAGGATAGACCAAATTCAGGTGAGTTATGGGCAGAGTGAAGAATCAGTTTCTTCCAAAATTAATTCCAAATTTGTTTCCGTTGGGATTGGGGATTATGCTGGTTTAATTCTCAGCGCTAATAGCGTTAGTATGAGGGAGAAATTTGTGGTGTCAAGGGAGTATTTAAGGGAAGGGAATCAGGGAGAGTTGTACCAATTTTGGATGTACTCTGTTCCTCTTCCTCCTGTGTCTGCGCTCTGTCCTCTTTGTGTGAAACAGGAACCGATGGCCACCAGTCGGGAGACAGAGATGGACCTAGACGGTGGCGCCATGAGTACTGGTACCAACTTGGGCGCACCGGTGATGGGATCGGATGGCGCCGTGGTCGCCGTGGGCGCCGCTAGCGCGGCCACTTCTGCTCCTGCGTCCGCTGATGCAGTGGCTAGAGAGAAGACCAACACCCCGATGCTGGAGAAGCGGAAGGCAACAGTGGGTGGCCCGGCTGGGCTGGCGATCACCACCACTCCTAAAACTGTCGTTGGCTTCACGGCTGCGGTGGCGCCTCCCCAACTCCGTAGATACGGGAAGATCAAGGAGGCCTCGAGCTCGAGGGCTCCCAACAAGCCAATCGTCATCAACCTGGAGGCGGCTCTTCGGGCGGTGGCCGGAAAGCTGGTGGTCGGCCGGGTGCTCTCTCCGTACCCGGTTGACCCCAAGATGGTCGTCAACGAGCTCAGAGGACCGTGGCGGCTACGCGGCGATGCCGTGGCCCAGCGTGTCACCAGTGAAGACCGCCGCTTCATCATCACTTTCAAGGAGGAGGGTGACCGGAGTCACGTTTTGCATGCTGGGCCATGGCATTTCAGAGATGATGTTGTGGTGCTTGCGGCCTTCGACGGGAGGGGAAATCCGGAAGACGTGCCCCTCGACTCCATCAAGATCTGGGTACAAATCTGGGGCCTTCCTGTCCCACTCAAGACGGTGGAGATGGGCAAAGTGATGGGCGACAAGCTCGGCAAAGTGGTCGCGGTCTCCCACAAGGACAAGATGATCGTCGACGAGCACCTTCGTGTCCGGGCTGAGCATCGTGTGGAGGAGCCACTGCGGAAAGTCATCGACACGGTCGAAACTATGTTGGACGGCAACACAAAAGAGGTCCTGTATGATGTAAA GCGCCGGTGCTCTGGAAGAGGCCTCAGGTGGGGGTTGGTCCAGAGCGCCGCGGAGGACAGACCCTCTCCATGGTGGTCCAAGAGAGGGAGTCCAGGGAACCTGTCGTGCTTCCGGAGAAGGTCGTCACCGCCGTGTTGA